From a region of the Dictyostelium discoideum AX4 chromosome 2 chromosome, whole genome shotgun sequence genome:
- a CDS encoding hypothetical protein (Group-specific antigen), whose amino-acid sequence MIKIMTWNCQGCSTIKSMNQTKNTINLIKPDISILTETNLKKDQNLAQIKNHYSTGGKGKEARGKGVMAINHLEQIEIKNLEEKEGRILKFTAILNNMEINIICIYAPASYDRRKGWFSNNISLEDLEQADIVTGDFNINKYAKIKFKDGSSDKRKFTENETIEFLMMEVGLTEILPNSTTKTTFKDKLIDRTFLSTKMHQLNHSYKIIDKINKSDHNIVVMDFKIPNFTKIYKSPLWKMNSIIIKEDKTIKKIEKIIDHYQETKRKNLNITEYWIKFKKKIKKQCITTEKKRILERKKTLSNLANEHTKTKNKYEKETISNEITILQEEERIDRMIKSSINYINNKEIASNLLTSILKKRDSGSQIHRIKNPSNGEIETEQKEITDCFRKYYETLFKEKECDQETHTELLSTWNPPIDKKKLTEMEDRIEEYEVKLAIEKIAEGKSPGEDGITSSFYKIHQHKLIPILTELFNFFLNNEIPTEFKNGILTSIYKGKGDVLEISNRRPITLLNVDYKIYSKIINNRILKILPNIISKYQNGFIPGRLLHNNIIALDLAMEKSDRNTIITFYDFEKAFDSISHKALIRTLNHLKFPRKITNTILSMLTNTNIRVMVNGQLSESFRAGRGTKQGDPISPTLFAIVCECLSTSIRKDNTIIGIKLNQNNSMKIGQYADDTVTLASNIDDADKMDMKVIKFCQATAAKINDNKCVCITKNPKIKTKYKTIGAKEEERYLGFFFNRKGVISKVDDTVNKLENLTKCYSSVSSTLKGRITILKSYLLSQLTFQLYINEINDIKKLENVNANMLFKGDRWAISKERSRRDYEIGGLELWNMATRSNAQKAWIYEQYLREKDDQNCPPHMEVWKSEKENSLSRIHIKCWKAWKLLHHPRERITLKLNQVKPKYENKQKLKVIYRNMMDIKYKGWNKHQPTTGQKLIQKNINHPILPFREARSITTIKGRDLAWRYLLKALPKHHGENCHSCKEEESSMHIFFECKSIKQNIDSIYQKVCKDSNNTYHGPWSEKVLGKLLTPFSSNLIGAIMESIWYRRNQIKFNDNTTIITENQIIHKIKKARDAEWDRTRKIVEKQLRQELRCTDNRESINRTASIKRRLEKFSHNWNSKLMTINIPEHFIPYCSYNTNYS is encoded by the coding sequence atgataaaaataatgaccTGGAATTGCCAAGGTTGCTCAACAATCAAAAGCATGAATCAGacaaaaaatacaattaacCTAATAAAACCTGATATATCAATACTAACAGAAACAAATCTAAAAAAGGATCAAAATCTAGCGCAAATCAAAAACCATTACTCAACAGGAGGAAAAGGAAAAGAAGCAAGAGGAAAAGGAGTAATGGCAATAAATCACCTAGAACaaatagaaattaaaaacttgGAAGAAAAAGAAGGCAGAATCTTAAAATTTACTGCAATTCTAAACAATATGGAAATCAACATAATTTGCATCTATGCACCAGCCTCATATGACAGAAGAAAAGGATGGTTTTCAAACAATATTTCCCTTGAAGATCTAGAACAGGCAGACATAGTTACTGGTGACTTTAACATCAACAAATATGCAAAAATCAAGTTCAAAGATGGATCATCCGATAAGAGAAAATTCACAGAAAATGAAACAATAGAATTCCTAATGATGGAAGTAGGACTCACCGAAATACtaccaaattcaacaactaaAACAACCTTCAAAGATAAACTAATCGATAGAACATTCTTATCAACAAAGATGCACCAACTCAATCACTCGTACAAGATAAtagataaaataaacaaatcaGACCATAACATAGTAGTGATGGATTTCAAAATACCAAATTTCACAAAAATATACAAATCACCCCTATGGAAAATGAactcaataataattaaagaagataaaacaataaaaaagatagaaaaAATAATCGACCACTACCAGGaaaccaaaagaaaaaaccTTAACATAACGGAATACTGGATTaagttcaaaaaaaaaataaaaaaacaatgcaTTACAacagaaaagaaaagaatactagagagaaaaaaaacGCTATCAAATCTAGCAAATGAAcacacaaaaacaaaaaacaaatatgaaaaagaaacaatatCGAACGAAATAACAATACttcaagaagaagaaagaaTAGACAGAATGATCAAAAGCTCAATCAACTACATCAACAATAAAGAAATAGCATCAAATCTCCTTACATCTATTCTTAAAAAAAGAGACTCGGGCTCCCAGATTCACAGAATAAAGAACCCATCCAATGGAGAAATCGAAACagaacaaaaagaaataacAGATTGCTTCAGAAAATATTACGAGACACTCTTCAAAGAGAAAGAATGCGACCAAGAAACACATACAGAACTTCTAAGCACCTGGAACCCACcaatagataaaaaaaaattaacagaGATGGAAGACAGAATCGAAGAATATGAGGTTAAGCTAGCAATAGAAAAGATAGCAGAAGGTAAATCACCAGGAGAAGATGGAATAACATCTTCATTCTATAAAATCCACCAACACAAACTAATTCCAATCCTCACAGAACTATTCAACTTCTTTTTAAACAATGAAATTCCAACAGAATTCAAGAACGGTATCCTTACATCAATATACAAAGGTAAAGGGGATGTCTTGGAAATCTCAAACAGAAGACCAATAACGTTACTCAACGTAGACTACAAAATCTACTcaaaaataatcaacaataGAATACTAAAAATCCTGCCAAACATAATCTCAAAGTACCAGAACGGTTTTATACCAGGAAGGCTACTCCACAACAACATTATAGCTTTGGATTTAGCAATGGAAAAGAGTGATAGAAACACGATAATCACCTTTTATGACTTCGAAAAAGCCTTCGATTCAATATCTCATAAAGCGTTAATAAGGACTCTAAACCATCTAAAGTTCCCTCGGAAAATAACAAACACAATACTAAGCATGTTAACGAACACCAACATAAGGGTCATGGTAAATGGACAACTCTCTGAATCCTTCAGAGCAGGAAGAGGTACAAAACAGGGCGACCCAATTTCACCAACTCTCTTCGCTATAGTATGTGAATGCTTATCAACATCAATAAGAAAAGACAATACCATAATAGGCATAAAACTCAATCAGAACAATTCGATGAAGATTGGACAATATGCAGACGACACAGTCACACTAGCCAGTAACATAGATGACGCAGATAAAATGGATATGAAAGTTATAAAATTTTGCCAAGCCACAGCAGCAAAAATAAACGATAATAAATGTGTATGCATCACTAAAAACCCAAAGATAAAGACCAAATATAAGACAATTGGGGCgaaagaagaagaaagatATCTTGGCTTTTTCTTCAACCGCAAAGGTGTAATAAGCAAAGTAGATGATACGGTGAACAAACTGGAAAACCTCACAAAATGCTACTCGAGCGTGTCATCAACGCTAAAAGGTAGAATCACAATCCTCAAATCATACCTCCTGTCCCAACTAACATTCCAACTATACATCAACGAAATAAATGACATAAAGAAACTGGAGAACGTTAATGCCAACATGTTATTCAAAGGGGACAGGTGGGCTATCTCAAAAGAAAGGAGCAGAAGAGACTATGAAATTGGAGGCCTGGAACTCTGGAATATGGCAACCAGATCCAATGCCCAGAAAGCATGGATATACGAACAATACCTCAGAGAAAAAGACGACCAGAACTGCCCTCCACATATGGAAGTCTGGAAGTCGGAAAAAGAAAACTCACTATCAAGGATTCATATCAAATGCTGGAAAGCCTGGAAGTTGTTGCACCACCCAAGAGAGCGAATAACTCTCAAACTAAACCAAGTCAAACCCAAATAcgaaaacaaacaaaaattaaaagtaatcTATAGAAACATGATGGATATCAAATACAAGGGATGGAACAAACACCAGCCAACAACAGGTCAAAAACTGATTCAAAAGAACATTAATCACCCAATTCTACCATTTAGAGAAGCCAGATCAATCACAACTATCAAAGGAAGAGACTTAGCATGGAGATATCTACTCAAGGCACTTCCAAAACACCATGGGGAGAATTGCCACTCATGTAAAGAAGAAGAATCGTCTATGCACATCTTCTTCGAATGCAAATCAATAAAACAGAATATCGACTCAATCTATCAAAAGGTCTGTAAAGACTCCAACAACACTTACCACGGTCCATGGAGCGAAAAAGTTCTCGGAAAACTACTCACACCATTCTCATCAAATCTGATAGGAGCCATTATGGAATCGATATGGTACAgaagaaatcaaataaaattcaacGATAACACTACAATAATAACAGAGAACCAAATAAttcataaaatcaaaaaagcgAGAGATGCCGAATGGGATAGAACAAGAAAGATAGTAGAAAAACAACTACGTCAAGAACTAAGATGCACTGATAACCGAGAGTCAATCAATCGGACCGCATCAATAAAAAGAAGACTCGAAAAATTCAGCCACAACTGGAACTCGAAACTCATGACCATAAACATCCCGGAACACTTCATACCATACTGCTCATATAACACCAACTactcataa
- the apeA gene encoding hypothetical protein (class II apurinic/apyrimidinic(AP)-endonuclease), which translates to MTSRTKKLKMDEEEILKKEDGSETTSEEEKEEVEEEEEEDKKRKLVKKTPAKKAPAKKAAAKKKSKDEDEDEEEKEEEEETNKTTASVSIAIDNLDEPKVEENQMKIISWNVAGFKSVLSKGFTEYVEKENPDVLCLQETKINPSNIKKDQMPKGYEYHFIEADQKGHHGTGVLTKKKPNAITFGIGIAKHDNEGRVITLEYDQFYIVNTYIPNAGTRGLQRLDYRIKEWDVDFQAYLEKLNATKPIIWCGDLNVAHTEIDLKNPKTNKKSAGFTIEERTSFSNFLEKGYVDSYRHFNPGKEGSYTFWSYLGGGRSKNVGWRLDYFVVSKRLMDSIKISPFHRTSVMGSDHCPIGVVVDLN; encoded by the coding sequence atgactaGCAGaacaaagaaattaaaaatggatgaagaagaaattttaaaaaaagaagatggTAGTGAAACAACATCTGAAGAGGAAAAAGAAGAAGTagaggaggaagaagaagaagataaaaAGAGAAAACTAGTTAAAAAAACACCTGCAAAGAAAGCACCTGCAAAAAAAGCTGCTGCAAAGAAAAAGAgtaaagatgaagatgaagatgaagaagaaaaagaagaagaagaagaaacaAACAAAACAACAGCATCAGTATCAATTGCAATAGATAATTTAGATGAACCAAAAGTTGAAGAAaaccaaatgaaaattatttcatGGAATGTTGCAGGATTTAAATCAGTATTGAGTAAAGGATTTACAGAGTATGTTGAAAAGGAGAATCCAGATGTATTATGTTTACAAGAGACAAAGATTAATCCATCCAATATAAAGAAGGATCAAATGCCAAAAGGATATGAATATCATTTCATTGAAGCCGATCAGAAAGGTCATCATGGCACTGGGGTTTTGACAAAGAAGAAACCAAATGCCATCACATTTGGCATTGGTATTGCTAAACATGATAACGAAGGACGTGTAATTACATTAGAGTATGACCAATTCTATATTGTCAATACCTACATCCCAAACGCAGGCACAAGGGGATTACAACGTTTAGATTACCGTATTAAGGAATGGGATGTTGATTTCCAAGCTTACTTAGAGAAATTAAATGCTACCAAACCAATCATTTGGTGTGGTGATTTAAATGTTGCTCATACTGAAATCGATTTAAAGAATccaaaaactaataaaaaatcagCTGGTTTCACAATCGAAGAGAGAACAAGTTTTTCAAATTTCTTAGAGAAAGGTTATGTTGATAGCTATAGACATTTCAATCCTGGTAAAGAAGGTTCTTACACTTTTTGGTCTTATTTAGGTGGTGGTAGATCAAAGAATGTAGGTTGGAGATTAGATTATTTCGTTGTATCAAAAAGATTAATGGAttctattaaaatttcacCTTTCCATAGAACAAGTGTTATGGGTTCTGATCATTGTCCAATTGGTGTTGtagttgatttaaattaa
- a CDS encoding hypothetical protein (Similar to Dictyostelium discoideum (Slime mold). CIGB protein) gives MNINNNNNNNKKDENDSKCNIHQNEIISFCENCNNMPLCLKCMCNDEGENNETINHKGHSFLSICYKKIESIFKDFKNKHLNTLSSFMDLDDFLMQQLDDCMDLLTERHDSTIKRINNQFRQLHNLLSIVELDLIKQCNSFLESNRIKCLKNKSELENDKIVINNLLKKYNNNNNNNNNNNNNNNNNNNNNNNNNNNNNNNNNNSDNYCNEENNNDKENLNLISILKDNQISNEIISRRKYSNFNLFNDFDISFNKESIDLFNSSIKSITTIDIKPFEDRKNLKHLMINKQLKLNDIIFKIDNNETIIQNDYSKLSIGNNCNLELIKIPKNIKKLIICDGYKYEIGEGVIPKSIEKLYIGDIDKPLTKFSIPDNVKFLNIKCGYKFSLDQGIIPNSIHSLYIGEIKEPLSRQSIPDSVRWLYFLNDFNHPITSNMIPTRNSLCKTLLESVHIHKIKYPLTNKSLPNDIKGLCFKDGFDQEITSEIIPQSVERLHIFEIKSTISSVKLPLNSIKFLYLYDGFNQNISSAIIPSSVHTLYIANIKSIIGQLPNNIKHFYIDGGPDQQLIPGLITDNVVSLFLYSLKYPLLIGSIPLSVTYLRLGNGFNQPLISGIIPSSVQKLGMYDIKYPPKPGSIPNSVTELFLCGRFSHSIDENVIPRSILFLHLYNIIKPIPSNSIPYVKWLYCYDDFSHKLDISFLPNSIEKLILYDIKQPIDVGSLSHCTNISEIQLKGYSHPITQPNILPNTLKKLFIYNLKKEITTNSLPSSLKELHLCDGFNPNLLDLDSIPSFIEINKTFMMN, from the exons AAACGATTAATCATAAAGGTCATagttttttatcaatatgttacaaaaaaattgaatcaatatttaaagattttaaaaataaacacttAAATACTTTATCAAGCTTTATGGATTTagatgattttttaatgcAACAATTAGATGATTGTATGGATTTATTAACAGAAAGACATGATTCAACCATAAAgagaattaataatcaatttagACAACTTCATAATCTCTTATCAATAGTTGAAttagatttaataaaacaatgtAATAGTTTTTTAGAATCAAATCGtattaaatgtttaaaaaataaatcagaATTAGAAAATGACAAAAttgttataaataatttattaaaaaaatataataataataataataataataataataataataataataataataataataataataataataataataataataataataataataataataataataatagtgataattattgtaatgaagaaaataataatgataaagaaaatttaaatttaatttcaatattaaaagataatcaaatttcaaatgaaataatttcaCGTAGGAAATATagcaattttaatttatttaatgattttgatatttcatttaataaagaatcaatagatttatttaatagttcaattaaatcaattacaaccattgatattaaaccatttgaagatagaaaaaatttaaaacatttaatgattaataaacaattaaaat taaatgatattatttttaaaattgataataatgaaacaataattcaaaatgattatagtaaattatcaattggaaataattgtaatttagaattaataaaaataccaaaaaatataaaaaaattaataatttgtgATGGATATAAATATGAAATTGGGGAAGGAGTAataccaaaatcaattgaaaaattatatattggTGATATTGATAAACCGTTgacaaaattttcaataccagacaatgttaaatttttgaatatAAAATGTGGTTATAAATTTAGTTTAGATCAAGGTATAATTCCAAATTCAATTCATTCTTTATACAttggtgaaattaaagaacCATTATCAAGACAATCAATACCAGATAGTGTACGTTGGTTAtactttttaaatgattttaatcaTCCAATAACTTCAAATATGATTCCAACTAGAAATAGTTTATGTAAAACCTTATTAGAATCGGTCCATAttcataaaataaaatatccaCTAACAAACAAATCACTACCTAATGACATAAAAGGTTTATGTTTTAAAGATGGTTTCGATCAAGAGATAACAAGTGAAATCATACCACAATCAGTTGAAAGACTTcatatatttgaaattaaatcaactaTTTCCTCTGttaaattaccattaaactcaattaaatttctttatttatatgatggatttaatcaaaatatttcATCCGCTATAATTCCCTCCTCAGTTCATACACTTTATATAgctaatattaaatcaatcattGGACAGCTACCAAACAATATTAAACATTTCTATATTGATGGTGGACCTGACCAACAATTAATACCGGGTTTAATTACAGATAATGTGGTTtcattatttctttattctttaaaatatccacttttaattggttcaattccaTTGTCTGTAACATATCTTAGGCTTGGTAATGGTTTCAATCAACCCTTAATCTCTGGAATCATTCCAAGTTCTGTTCAAAAACTTGGAATGTATGATATTAAATACCCACCAAAACCAGGCTCAATACCAAACTCTGTCACTGAATTATTCCTATGTGGTAGATTCTCTCATTCAATAGATGAAAATGTTATACCAAgatctattttatttttacatttatataatattataaaaccTATACCCTCCAATTCAATCCCTTATGTTAAATGGTTATATTGTTATGATGACTTTTCTCATAAATTGGATATTAGTTTTTTACCAAactcaattgaaaaattaattctataCGATATTAAACAACCAATTGATGTTGGTTCACTATCTCATTGTACCAATATCTctgaaattcaattaaaaggtTACAGTCATCCAATAACTCAACCAAACATCCTGCCAAAcactttgaaaaaattatttatttataatcttaaaaaagaaatcactACAAATTCGTTACCTTCATctttaaaagaattacaTTTATGTGATGGTTTCAACCCaaatttattagatttagattcaattccaagttttattgaaattaataaaacttttatgatgaattag